From one Choloepus didactylus isolate mChoDid1 chromosome 24, mChoDid1.pri, whole genome shotgun sequence genomic stretch:
- the LOC119520134 gene encoding 1-acyl-sn-glycerol-3-phosphate acyltransferase delta-like, producing the protein MVPSRRPWTLVNWLFWASLLLYPFFQFLVNMISSGSSLTLADFILVFFVASMGVRWMIGVTEIYKGSAYGNIDSKHKQSD; encoded by the exons ATGGTGCCCTCCAGGAGGCCCTGGACACTAGTCAACTGGCTGTTTTGGGCCTCGTTGCTGCTCTACCCCTTCTTCCAGTTCCTCGTCAACATGATCAGCAGTGGATCTTCTCTGACCCTGGCCGACTTTATCCTCGTCTTCTTTGTGG CTTCCATGGGAGTTCGATGGATGATTGGTGTGACGGAAATCTACAAGGGCTCTGCCTACGGCAACATCGATAGCAAGCACAAACAGAGTGACTGA